The following coding sequences are from one Saccharomyces cerevisiae S288C chromosome VI, complete sequence window:
- the ERJ5 gene encoding Erj5p (Type I membrane protein with a J domain; required to preserve the folding capacity of the endoplasmic reticulum; loss of the non-essential ERJ5 gene leads to a constitutively induced unfolded protein response): MNGYWKPALVVLGLVSLSYAFTTIETEIFQLQNEISTKYGPDMNFYKFLKLPKLQNSSTKEITKNLRKLSKKYHPDKNPKYRKLYERLNLATQILSNSSNRKIYDYYLQNGFPNYDFHKGGFYFSRMKPKTWFLLAFIWIVVNIGQYIISIIQYRSQRSRIENFISQCKQQDDTNGLGVKQLTFKQHEKDEGKSLVVRFSDVYVVEPDGSETLISPDTLDKPSVKNCLFWRIPASVWNMTFGKSVGSAGKEEIITDSKKYDGNQTKKGNKVKKGSAKKGQKKMELPNGKVIYSRK; the protein is encoded by the coding sequence ATGAACGGTTACTGGAAACCTGCGTTGGTTGTCCTGGGATTGGTATCTCTATCATATGCTTTTACCACCATTGAAACagaaattttccaattacaaaatgaaataagTACGAAATATGGCCCAGATATGAACTTCTACAAGTTCTTGAAGTTACCTAAACTGCAGAATTCTAGTACAAAGGAGATTACAAAAAACTTAAGAAAGCTATCCAAGAAGTACCATCCGGATAAGAACCCTAAATACCGTAAATTGTATGAAAGGTTAAACCTCGCTACtcaaattctttcaaacaGCTCTAATCGTAAGATTTATGATTATTATCTACAGAATGGCTTTCCAAACTATGATTTCCATAAGGGtggtttttatttttccaGAATGAAGCCTAAGACTTGGTTCCTGCTGGCCTTTATTTGGATAGTCGTTAATATTGGGCAGTATATCATTTCTATTATTCAATATCGTTCTCAAAGAtcaagaattgaaaacttcATCAGTCAGTGTAAACAACAGGATGATACCAATGGACTAGGCGTAAAACAACTAACGTTTAAACAACATGAAAAGGATGAGGGTAAAAGTTTGGTTGTAAGGTTTAGCGATGTCTATGTTGTAGAGCCTGATGGAAGTGAAACACTAATTTCGCCAGATACCTTGGATAAACCTTCAGTAAAGAACTGTTTGTTTTGGAGAATACCTGCTTCGGTTTGGAACATGACGTTTGGCAAATCTGTTGGTAGCgcaggaaaagaagaaataataacGGATAGTAAAAAGTATGATGGTAaccaaacaaaaaagggGAACAAAGTAAAAAAGGGTTCTGCAAAGAAAggccaaaagaaaatggaattGCCTAACGGTAAAGTGATCTATTCACGTAAATGA
- the KEG1 gene encoding Keg1p (Integral membrane protein of the ER; physically interacts with Kre6p; has a role in the synthesis of beta-1,6-glucan in the cell wall; required for cell viability) has protein sequence MAGIKLTHKLYQYYQLATSFLYAALLIRWLILMPLVGSRFLPGGIHEFLIYLMFYSSIMEVIWLLRFHGFKYGLLSRTFLKDLNFIYLVSVIHFYDDYEHALILKNASYSSFIISLSLSQAYCHWCKLFKRKGVKERTLVWKVNTFVTLPILYLSEFALLLLNIQVKNYHSTPTLDIINRVVLLAYFPVLLTAYKKLLTK, from the coding sequence ATGGCAGGTATCAAGTTGACGCATAAGCTTTATCAGTATTATCAATTAGCCACAAGCTTTTTGTATGCTGCATTATTGATACGGTGGCTGATATTAATGCCACTGGTAGGGTCTCGGTTTTTACCGGGAGGAATCCACGAATTCTTGATATATTTGATGTTTTATTCCAGCATCATGGAAGTTATTTGGTTGCTTAGATTCCACGGGTTCAAATATGGTTTGCTTTCAAGAACGTTTTTGAAAGACCTAAATTTTATCTATTTAGTCAGCGTGATCCATTTTTATGACGATTATGAGCATGCATTGATCCTCAAGAATGCATCATATTCtagtttcattatttccTTATCTTTATCACAGGCATATTGCCATTGGTGCAAACTTTTTAAACGTAAGGGCGTAAAGGAAAGAACACTTGTATGGAAGGTTAACACATTTGTTACATTGCCAATTCTCTACCTGAGTGAATTTGCATTGCTACTATTAAATATCCAGGTTAAGAACTATCATTCTACCCCGACTTTGGACATAATCAACAGGGTGGTTTTACTAGCATACTTCCCTGTACTACTAACAGCATACAAAAAACTATTAACAAAATGA
- the IRC6 gene encoding Irc6p (Clathrin coat accessory factor; involved in clathrin-mediated vesicle trafficking; may function to link the AP-1 clathrin adaptor complex with the Rab GTPase Ypt31p; has structural similarity to G-proteins; mouse homolog Aagab (p34) functionally complements irc6 null mutation; null mutant displays increased levels of spontaneous Rad52p foci), with the protein MVLQYPQNKILVLSDHPHNFLKTQFLQDLFHCSSTGISIVKDQTWENRYYKVHFDLYIDSCKEIPVWVEEFITPECEPLRNVMAGIILITDIRQTKPQELLHQFMIAAHRNTFVVLANVNEEVEQDEIDELNEIWSNAFTNVIEFVNWKRSKPTVNHNDYGEKLGLDRIQEIIDTHDWLNCEVQPATKIREEIPNEMPLEQIIRNLQSARLKYKSIENSSEADAFANEMADELSRYL; encoded by the coding sequence ATGGTTCTTCAATACCCCCAGAATAAAATATTGGTTTTATCAGATCACCCACACAACTTTTTAAAAACACAATTTTTGCAAGACCTGTTTCATTGCTCTAGCACGGGCATCAGTATAGTTAAGGACCAAACTTGGGAAAATAGATACTATAAAGTCCATTTTGATCTTTATATTGACTCTTGCAAAGAGATACCAGTATGGGTGGAAGAATTTATAACGCCTGAATGTGAACCGCTTAGAAATGTCATGGCAGGAATTATCTTAATAACGGACATCCGGCAAACAAAACCTCAAGAACTGCTGCACCAATTCATGATAGCTGCCCATCGAAATACTTTTGTTGTGTTGGCCAATGTGAACGAAGAAGTCGAGCaagatgaaattgatgaacTGAATGAGATATGGAGCAATGCCTTTACAAACGTCATCGAATTCGTAAACTGGAAAAGGTCAAAACCAACTGTTAATCATAACGACTATGGAGAAAAATTGGGGCTTGATAGGATCCAGGAGATTATAGATACCCACGACTGGTTAAATTGTGAAGTTCAACCGGCTACTAAAATAAGGGAGGAAATTCCTAATGAAATGCCCCTCGAACAAATAATTAGGAATTTGCAAAGTGCAAGGCTAAAATATAAGTCTATCGAGAATAGTAGTGAAGCTGATGCTTTTGCAAATGAAATGGCTGACGAACTATCCAGATATTTATGA
- the DUG1 gene encoding metallodipeptidase (Cys-Gly metallo-di-peptidase; forms a complex with Dug2p and Dug3p to degrade glutathione (GSH) and other peptides containing a gamma-glu-X bond in an alternative pathway to GSH degradation by gamma-glutamyl transpeptidase (Ecm38p); human homolog CNDP2 can complement yeast dug1 mutant), which translates to MSHSLTSVFQKIDSLKPQFFSRLTKAIQIPAVSSDESLRSKVFDKAKFISEQLSQSGFHDIKMVDLGIQPPPISTPNLSLPPVILSRFGSDPSKKTVLVYGHYDVQPAQLEDGWDTEPFKLVIDEAKGIMKGRGVTDDTGPLLSWINVVDAFKASGQEFPVNLVTCFEGMEESGSLKLDELIKKEANGYFKGVDAVCISDNYWLGTKKPVLTYGLRGCNYYQTIIEGPSADLHSGIFGGVVAEPMIDLMQVLGSLVDSKGKILIDGIDEMVAPLTEKEKALYKDIEFSVEELNAATGSKTSLYDKKEDILMHRWRYPSLSIHGVEGAFSAQGAKTVIPAKVFGKFSIRTVPDMDSEKLTSLVQKHCDAKFKSLNSPNKCRTELIHDGAYWVSDPFNAQFTAAKKATKLVYGVDPDFTREGGSIPITLTFQDALNTSVLLLPMGRGDDGAHSINEKLDISNFVGGMKTMAAYLQYYSESPEN; encoded by the coding sequence ATGTCTCACTCACTTACTTCCGTTTTCCAAAAGATTGATTCTTTAAAGCCTCAGTTCTTCAGCAGACTGACTAAGGCTATTCAAATCCCCGCTGTTTCTTCGGATGAATCACTAAGGTCCAAAGTCTTCGATAAGGCCAAGTTTATCTCCGAGCAATTATCACAATCGGGGTTCCATGACATTAAAATGGTGGATCTGGGCATTCAACCTCCACCAATTTCTACGCCAAATCTGTCTCTACCTCCTGTGATTCTGTCTAGGTTCGGCAGCGACCCTTCAAAAAAGACTGTGTTGGTTTACGGTCACTATGATGTGCAACCTGCTCAATTGGAAGATGGTTGGGATACTGAGCCATTCAAGCTTGTCATTGATGAGGCTAAAGGTATCATGAAAGGAAGGGGTGTCACCGATGACACTGGTCCCTTATTATCTTGGATTAACGTTGTGGACGCCTTCAAAGCCTCCGGACAAGAATTCCCCGTTAACTTAGTTACTTGTTTCGAAGGAATGGAGGAAAGTggttctttgaaattggatGAATTGATTAAAAAGGAAGCTAATGGTTACTTTAAAGGTGTAGATGCCGTTTGTATTTCCGATAATTACTGGCTAGGCACTAAGAAGCCTGTTTTGACTTATGGTCTAAGAGGTTGCAACTACTATCAAACCATCATTGAGGGTCCAAGTGCAGATTTACACTCTGGTATCTTTGGTGGTGTTGTTGCTGAACCAATGATCGATTTAATGCAAGTTCTCGGTTCCCTTGTGGATTCTAAGGGTAAGATCCTGATTGACGGTATTGACGAAATGGTTGCTCCTCTAACCGAAAAGGAGAAGGCTCTATACAAGGATATCGAATTTAGCGTCGAAGAATTGAACGCTGCAACTGGCTCTAAGACAAGTTTGTACGACAAGAAGGAAGACATCTTGATGCACAGATGGAGGTATCCTTCGTTGTCCATTCATGGTGTGGAAGGCGCCTTTTCCGCTCAAGGTGCAAAGACTGTCATTCCAGCTAAGGTCTTCGGTAAGTTTTCCATTAGAACCGTCCCCGACATGGATTCTGAGAAACTGACCTCTTTGGTCCAGAAGCATTGTGATGCCAAATTCAAGTCCTTGAACTCTCCAAACAAGTGCAGAACAGAATTGATCCATGATGGTGCTTATTGGGTTTCTGATCCATTCAACGCCCAATTTACTGCTGCTAAAAAGGCCACAAAACTGGTCTATGGTGTCGATCCTGATTTTACCAGGGAAGGTGGTTCCATTCCTATCACTTTGACTTTCCAAGATGCCTTGAACACTAGTGTCTTATTGCTGCCAATGGGTAGAGGCGATGATGGTGCTCATTCAATCAATGAAAAGTtagatatttcaaattttgttGGTGGTATGAAGACGATGGCTGCTTACTTGCAATATTACTCTGAATCGCCAGAAAACTAA
- the MRX20 gene encoding Mrx20p (Putative mitochondrial transport protein; null mutant is viable, exhibits decreased levels of chitin and normal resistance to calcofluor white), with the protein MANQNSDLYKQITAGSVAAVFQTTMTYPFEYLKTGLQLQPKGTAFEIILPQIKSYFVGCSALNVAAFGKTILRFVTFDKLCHSLNNNIDNNDNFQRLTGYNLLIAGTLTGIVESLFIIPFENIKTTLIQSAMIDHKKLEKNQPVVNAKATFHKVATKSTPVARIEKLLPAVKHMYQTRGPAAFVQGTTATIFRQIANTSIQFTAYTAFKRLLQARNDKASSVITGLATSFTLVAMTQPIDVVKTRMMSQNAKTEYKNTLNCMYRIFVQEGMATFWKGSIFRFMKVGISGGLTFTVYEQVSLLLGFSSRS; encoded by the exons ATGGCTAACCAG AACTCTGACCTTTACAAGCAAATCACTGCCGGCAGTGTAGCTGCTGTGTTTCAAACGACAATGACATACCCATTTGAGTACTTAAAGACTGGTTTACAATTGCAACCGAAGGGTACCGCTTTCGAAATCATTTTACCTCAGATTAAGTCGTACTTTGTTGGCTGCTCTGCCCTAAACGTGGCCGCATTTGGTAAGACTATTTTAAGGTTCGTTACGTTCGACAAGTTATGCCACTCCCTGAATAATAACattgataataatgataattttcaaagactGACTGGTTATAACCTTTTGATCGCTGGTACGTTGACAGGAATAGTAGAAAGTTTGTTTATTATCCCTTTTGAAAACATAAAAACCACCCTTATCCAATCGGCGATGATCGATcataaaaaattagagaAGAATCAACCTGTAGTTAACGCAAAGGCAACCTTTCACAAGGTGGCGACTAAATCTACTCCTGTGGCTCGTATCGAGAAACTACTTCCAGCGGTAAAACACATGTATCAAACAAGAGGCCCTGCTGCGTTCGTCCAGGGAACAACAGCCACCATATTTAGGCAGATAGCTAACACCTCTATTCAATTTACTGCATACACAGCATTTAAACGGTTGTTACAAGCAAGAAACGACAAGGCATCCTCAGTAATAACGGGGTTAGCCACATCTTTTACACTCGTGGCAATGACTCAGCCCATTGACGTCGTAAAAACAAGGATGATGAGTCAAAATGCCAAAActgaatataaaaataccTTAAATTGCATGTATAGAATATTTGTTCAAGAAGGCATGGCCACATTCTGGAAGGGCTCCATCTTTAGGTTTATGAAAGTCGGTATTTCAGGAGGCTTAACGTTCACTGTTTATGAACAGGTTAGTTTGTTACTAGGCTTCTCTTCCAGGTCTTGA
- the CNN1 gene encoding centromere-binding protein CNN1 (Kinetochore protein; associated with the essential kinetochore proteins Nnf1p and Spc24p; phosphorylated by Clb5-Cdk1, Mps1p, Ipl1p and to a lesser extent by Clb2-Cdk1; localizes to the lower region of the Ndc80 complex during anaphase and regulates KMN activity by inhibiting the Mtw1 and Spc105 complexes from binding to the Ndc80 complex; similar to metazoan CENP-T) → MSTPRKAAGNNENTEVSEIRTPFRERALEEQRLKDEVLIRNTPGYRKLLSASTKSHDILNKDPNEVRSFLQDLSQVLARKSQGNDTTTNKTQARNLIDELAYEESQPEENELLRSRSEKLTDNNIGNETQPDYTSLSQTVFAKLQERDKGLKSRKIDPIIIQDVPTTGHEDELTVHSPDKANSISMEVLRTSPSIGMDQVDEPPVRDPVPISITQQEEPLSEDLPSDDKEETEEAENEDYSFENTSDENLDDIGNDPIRLNVPAVRRSSIKPLQIMDLKHLTRQFLNENRIILPKQTWSTIQEESLNIMDFLKQKIGTLQKQELVDSFIDMGIINNVDDMFELAHELLPLELQSRIESYLF, encoded by the coding sequence ATGAGCACTCCCAGGAAGGCCGCCGGTAACAACGAGAATACAGAAGTCTCAGAGATCAGAACCCCCTTTCGGGAGAGAGCCCTTGAAGAACAACGTCTCAAGGATGAGGTACTGATCAGAAATACGCCAGGTTATAGAAAACTTTTATCTGCTTCTACTAAGTCTCATGACATCCTCAATAAAGATCCGAACGAAGTACGAAGTTTTTTACAAGACTTAAGCCAAGTGTTAGCACGCAAATCACAAGGCAACGATACAACTACTAATAAAACTCAAGCACGGAATCTAATAGATGAATTAGCGTACGAAGAGAGCCAACCAGAGGAGAATGAGCTTCTTCGGAGCAGAAGTGAGAAACTGACAGATAACAACATTGGCAATGAAACGCAACCTGATTATACTTCCTTATCGCAAACAGTATTTGCAAAATTGCAGGAAAGAGACAAAGGCTTGAAAAGTAGGAAGATTGACCCGATAATAATACAAGATGTTCCCACGACAGGACACGAGGATGAATTGACAGTGCACTCTCCAGATAAAGCTAACAGTATCTCTATGGAAGTTTTGCGCACGTCGCCAAGCATTGGAATGGATCAGGTAGATGAACCGCCAGTACGTGATCCGGTACCAATTTCCATAACGCAACAGGAAGAACCACTATCTGAAGATTTACCAAGCGACGATAAAGAGGAGAcagaagaagcagaaaaCGAAGATTATTCGTTTGAAAACACCAGTGACGAAAATTTGGATGATATAGGCAACGATCCTATCCGTTTAAATGTCCCTGCGGTGAGACGTTCTTCTATAAAACCGCTGCAAATAATGGATCTAAAACATCTTACAAGgcaatttttgaatgagAATAGGATAATATTGCCGAAACAAACGTGGTCTACTATACAGGAGGAATCTTTAAATATAATGGATTTcttgaaacaaaaaatcGGCACGTTACAAAAACAGGAATTGGTAGATTCGTTTATCGATATGGGTATTATCAATAACGTTGATGATATGTTTGAGCTCGCGCACGAATTGCTTCCCTTAGAACTTCAATCAAGAATTGAAAGTTATTTGTTCTAA
- the BNA6 gene encoding nicotinate-nucleotide diphosphorylase (carboxylating) (Quinolinate phosphoribosyl transferase; required for the de novo biosynthesis of NAD from tryptophan via kynurenine; expression regulated by Hst1p), with product MPVYEHLLPVNGAWRQDVTNWLSEDVPSFDFGGYVVGSDLKEANLYCKQDGMLCGVPFAQEVFNQCELQVEWLFKEGSFLEPSKNDSGKIVVAKITGPAKNILLAERTALNILSRSSGIATASHKIISLARSTGYKGTIAGTRKTTPGLRRLEKYSMLVGGCDTHRYDLSSMVMLKDNHIWATGSITNAVKNARAVCGFAVKIEVECLSEDEATEAIEAGADVIMLDNFKGDGLKMCAQSLKNKWNGKKHFLLECSGGLNLDNLEEYLCDDIDIYSTSSIHQGTPVIDFSLKLAH from the coding sequence atgcctGTTTATGAACACTTATTGCCCGTTAATGGAGCATGGAGACAAGACGTCACCAATTGGCTGAGCGAGGACGTTccttcttttgattttggtgGATATGTTGTTGGTTCCGACCTAAAGGAGGCCAATTTGTACTGTAAGCAGGATGGTATGCTGTGTGGTGTCCCCTTTGCGCAAGAAGTCTTTAATCAGTGCGAATTGCAAGTTGAGTGGTTGTTTAAGGAAGGCTCCTTCTTGGAGCCTTCGAAGAATGACTCTGGTAAGATTGTTGTAGCTAAAATTACTGGGCCCGCTAAAAACATTCTATTAGCTGAAAGAACCGCCTTGAACATCCTTAGTAGAAGTAGTGGAATTGCCACCGCCTCACATAAGATAATCAGTTTGGCGCGTTCGACTGGTTACAAGGGGACCATTGCGGGGACAAGAAAGACTACACCAGGTTTACGTAGATTAGAAAAGTATTCCATGCTTGTAGGTGGCTGCGACACGCACAGATACGACCTTTCCTCTATGGTCATGCTCAAAGATAATCATATTTGGGCTACTGGTTCTATAACAAACGCAGTTAAGAACGCCAGGGCCGTGTGCGGGTTTGCTGTGAAGATCGAAGTGGAGTGTTTGAGTGAAGATGAAGCCACAGAGGCCATTGAAGCTGGTGCAGACGTTATCATGTTGGATAATTTCAAAGGTGACGGTTTGAAAATGTGCGCCCAAAGTCTTAAGAACAAATGGAATGGTAAAAAGCATTTCCTCTTGGAATGTAGTGGAGGCTTGAATTTGGACAACCTCGAGGAGTATTTGTGCGATGACATTGACATTTACAGCACTAGTAGCATTCATCAAGGCACACCAGTGATTGATTTCTCATTGAAACTGGCTCATTGA
- the RMD8 gene encoding Rmd8p (Cytosolic protein required for sporulation), translating to MSYKANQPSPGEMPKRSPSILVTDARTSKNRMSAPFAGHAAGSRKNMENAGVTKSQGVRSSAIGPSPLQSFTHPRRRSSGRFSDISIDNILSDNSDIPSARREERLSSSSSDRPRQYERLSSRRKMINPLPPRTSKTSQKLVLIPEDDNLNHFQTLPTNALDRQRPKVGSMKSNSFDRLPRYSKEKSMARITAYNVADGFNLNQLYKFLQETHEVSPRLYDECLYVAYTLPLLPGKGGFRIKSNLSKKTMGGKTLIDNLIDTSEQRDHHYEYYSGVETVEDANNNYELETSGNNNNANQDTTTVPDHLPNPVGQQDSFNPMEPQFFAEETPLEIEKRERTERINMLKKEENDSDASCGNDNNNKNNDKSKLYAVEGNDQYVQSSRSPASPSSISTPSPPSSSQNDFDRVYKMHRDNDHEGNDRHAEIFIFHYGVIVFWNFTEIQEKNILGDITFADYKNLMIRPLDEQDIETEQFHFEYDRDTERPRIFNDIVTLRSGDHIIELTLSHAIAQSSKLSRFESRISPILISVTKLPKRLALYGTLGLKREQLLKKSGKLFKLRVDVNLSSTILDTPEFFWSFEPSLHPLYVAMREYLEIDQRVQVLNDRCKVFLEFFDICVDSVAERNMARVTWWFILVILFGVIFSLTEIFVRYVIIHRHTST from the coding sequence ATGAGTTATAAGGCTAACCAACCATCTCCTGGGGAGATGCCGAAAAGGTCACCTTCCATCCTGGTGACAGATGCAAGAACATCCAAGAATAGAATGAGTGCACCGTTCGCTGGACACGCTGCTGGTAGTAGGAAGAATATGGAAAACGCAGGAGTTACGAAGTCTCAAGGAGTTCGCTCTTCCGCTATTGGCCCTTCTCCGCTGCAGAGTTTTACTCATCCAAGAAGGCGATCGTCTGGCAGGTTTAGCGATATATCCATAgataatattctttctgATAATTCAGATATTCCCTCTGCCAGAAGAGAGGAAAGGCTATCCAGCTCTTCAAGCGATAGGCCTCGCCAATATGAGCGGTTAAGTTCGCGTAGAAAGATGATCAATCCCCTGCCTCCAAGAACATCGAAGACGTCACAAAAGTTAGTGTTGATACCGGAAGACGACAACTTGAACCACTTTCAAACTCTACCAACGAACGCGCTGGATAGGCAAAGACCGAAAGTGGGCTCTATGAAGTCTAATTCCTTCGATCGGCTACCTCGATactcaaaagaaaagtcCATGGCAAGAATCACCGCATATAATGTTGCTGATGGCTTCAATCTCAACCAATTGTATAAGTTTCTGCAGGAAACTCATGAGGTTTCACCAAGATTGTATGATGAGTGTCTATACGTTGCGTATACTTTGCCACTTCTACCAGGTAAAGGCGGTTTTAGAATCAAATCAAATTTATCTAAGAAAACAATGGGTGGAAAGACATTAATTGATAATTTAATTGATACAAGCGAACAGAGAGATCATCATTATGAATATTACTCAGGTGTGGAAACTGTGGAAGATGCAAATAATAATTACGAACTAGAAACCAGTGGAAATAACAATAACGCTAATCAAGACACCACAACAGTTCCCGATCATCTACCAAATCCAGTTGGTCAGCAAGACTCTTTTAATCCTATGGAACCACAATTTTTTGCGGAAGAAACTCCCTTAGAGATAGAGAAACGGGAAAGGACAGAAAGAATAAACATGCTGAAGAAGGAGGAAAACGACAGTGATGCAAGTTGTGGCaacgataataataataaaaataatgataagAGTAAACTTTATGCTGTTGAGGGAAACGATCAGTATGTACAGTCCTCTCGTTCACCAGCTTCGccatcatcaatatctACGCCATCGCCACCATCTTCATCACAGAATGATTTTGATCGTGTATATAAAATGCATAGGGACAACGACCATGAAGGCAATGATAGACATGCagaaattttcatttttcactaTGGCGTTATTGTTTTTTGGAACTTTACTGAAAttcaagagaaaaatattcttgGTGATATAACATTTGCAGATTATAAGAATTTAATGATCCGGCCGCTGGATGAACAAGATATTGAAACTGAACAATTCCATTTCGAATATGACAGAGATACCGAGAGACCGagaattttcaatgatatTGTCACATTACGTTCAGGTGACCACATTATCGAGCTGACACTATCACATGCGATTGCGCAATCTTCGAAATTATCAAGGTTTGAATCCAGAATTTCGCCGATTTTAATATCAGTCACAAAACTACCTAAAAGACTAGCATTATATGGTACCCTTGGGTTAAAAAGGGaacagcttttgaaaaaatcaggGAAGCTCTTTAAATTGAGAGTGGATGTTAACCTTTCATCCACCATATTGGATACACCCGAGTTTTTTTGGTCGTTCGAACCAAGTTTGCATCCACTGTACGTGGCAATGAGGGAGTATTTAGAAATTGACCAAAGAGTACAAGTATTAAATGATCGTTGCAAAGTTTTCTTGGAATTCTTTGATATATGCGTTGACTCTGTTGCTGAAAGAAACATGGCTCGTGTTACATGGTGGTTTATTCTTGTCATTTTATTTGGAgttatattttcattaacaGAGATTTTCGTTCGTTATGTAATTATTCATCGTCATACTTCTACATAG
- the KGD4 gene encoding alpha-ketoglutarate dehydrogenase subunit KGD4 (Subunit of the mitochondrial alpha-ketoglutarate dehydrogenase; recruits E3 subunit (Lpd1p) to the E1-E2 (Kgd1p, Kgd2p) core; exists in two forms derived from a single mRNA translated from two alternative start sites; evolutionarily conserved role in the organization of mitochondrial alpha-KGDH complexes; homolog of human KGD4) encodes MIATPIRLAKSAYEPMIKFVGTRHPLVKHATEVVVHPCATNGMLPGSKECIPVSKFMENYKPFRVVPIKHSANAGLSSSKTSVFVNRPLQKDELASIFELPARFRYKPINEHELESINSGGAW; translated from the coding sequence ATGATTGCTACACCTATAAGATTAGCAAAGAGTGCATATGAGCCGATGATAAAATTCGTCGGTACAAGGCATCCCTTAGTGAAGCATGCAACTGAGGTCGTTGTTCATCCTTGCGCTACCAACGGAATGTTACCTGGCAGCAAAGAGTGTATTCCAGTGAGTAAATTCATGGAAAATTATAAACCATTCCGTGTAGTGCCAATAAAGCATAGCGCTAATGCTGGTCTCAGCTCGTCAAAGACCTCTGTATTCGTTAACAGGCCATTGCAAAAAGATGAGCTTGCTTCCATTTTCGAGCTACCTGCTAGGTTTCGGTACAAACCTATTAACGAGCATGAATTGGAGAGCATAAATAGCGGTGGTGCATGGTGA